From the Armatimonadota bacterium genome, the window GTTTCCGATTCAGCCTTTGACCTTATCGTTGTGGGCGGGGGCGCAGCCGCCTTCTCCGCTGCTATTCACGCCAGAGACCTGGGAGTGAAAGTGCTTATGGTCAACAATGGGCTACCTCTTGGTGGAACCTGTGTGAACGTAGGATGCGTCCCCAGTAAGTTTCTGACGGAAGCCCTGCGGGAGTATACGCAATCGCTGAAGCCTCACGGCCGGTGGTGTTCATCCGCCTCAACGCTACATTATGCAAGGTTGATAGAGGCAAAGGATGCGCTCGTTTCCGCGTTACGCCAGCGTAATTACGCCGAGGTTCTGGAAACGCTGGGCAACGTTACCTATATTGAGGGATACGCCCGCTTTGTGGACGCTAGAACGATACAGGTCAGTAACCGCCGTTTTCGTGCAGAACGACTGATTATCGCGACAGGAGCGCGTGTGCGGATACCGCCTATCCCCGGGCTGCGCGAAACCAAGCCGCTAACGAACGTCACCGCCCTCCAGATCAAAGAGCCACCACGCGCTATGGCTGTTATCGGCGGCGGCCCTCTGGGGCTGGAATTCGCTCAGATATTTCACCGCGCGGGCAGCCGGGTGACAGTGGTGGAAGTGGCGGAGCGCATTCTCCCGCAACACGACCCGGAAGTTTCTGAAGCGCTGAAGCAGATTCTAGAGGAGGAGGGAATCATCATCAAAGCAGGGTGCCAGCTGGTGCAGGTGGAGCAAGAGGGAAATGCAGTACGGCTCTATGACGCTGGCGGCTGTGTAGCGGAGGTGGAAAAAGTTCTCGTGGCGACCGGCATTCAGGCAAACACAGAGGAACTAGGGTTGGAAGCAGCAGGGGTTCAGCTGGACTCGAAAGGCTTCGTTGTCACGGATGAGCGACAGGAGACCACTGTAGCCGGTATCTATGCAGCCGGGGATGTGACCGGTAAGATGCCGCTGGAGACAGTAGCAGCGAAGCAGGGTTACCATGCTGCACACAACGCACTAACCGGCGAGTCGCTTACCATTGACTATGACCTTGTGCCCCATGCTGTCTTTACGGACCCCCAGGCGGCATCCGTAGGGTGGACAGAAGAGCATGCCATGCGCAAACTCGGCTCCTGCTGGTGCCGCACGCTACCCCTGGAGGCGGTACCTAAGGCGCATGTGATACGCGACCTCAGAGGGCTGGTCAAGCTGGTTGTCCATCCGGGCACTCACCGAATACTCGGTGCGCATGCCGTCGCCCCTAACGCCGCCGAGATCATTCATGTGCCTCTGTTCGCGATGCGTGCCGGCTTTACCATCGAAGAACTGATTGACACCGTGCATGTCTTCCCAACCCTCGCTGAGGCATGGAAAATCTGTGCGCAGACGTTCGAGCGTCACATGAAAACGATGAGCTGCTGCGTAGTATAAGTTTTCACGGACAGAAGCGGAGTGTACACGTGACTGCGATAGCTCCCTGTGACTTTTTCTGTAGGAAGTGACACGCTCTTTCCGGAAGATTTATCGGGCAACAGGGAGGCATCAAAAAATCCTGTCCCCTACCTTAACCCGTACTGACAGGGACTCTGGCAGACACACTCGGGAGAGGCAAGGAGAGGGCTTGTGTCGAAACTGGTATGGCACAGCTGTTGGGCAGGAGCCTTATCCTCCGGGAGATGAGAATGCAGTCGGCTCACCAGAAGGTTTGCCCCTCAGGGGTGAAAGCGTTTTGCGAGGTGAACCATGCGTTCGAACTGGGTGATCGTCATGATAGTTCTTTCGGCAAGCGTGTCGGCTGCGCCCACTATCGGCGTGCTGCAGTGGGGCGGGCGGCAAGCCACTACGTTACAGACCGCCATACGCCACATAGAACCCCGTGCGCAGGTGGTGCTGGTATCGGTAGAGGACTTCGCCGGCGGACGCCTGCCTCAGGGGATGTCGCTGCTGGTGGTACCCGAGGCGCATCGCCTGCCTGCAACGATGGGGGAACCTCTGCAGAAGTGGGTGCGCTCCCGAAAAGGGGTGCTTTTCGTTAGCGATGAACCGCCTCTGGGCACGTGGCTCTACCGCACAAGCGAGCGATGGGTGGAACGACAGCAGGCTCTGCACGCCAACGGCTCATGGCGCGCCCTGTGGCAGGGACAACCTGCTCCTGCAAACGCCTGGCGGCGTGCCACCAACGCCCCGGAGATAGATACCTCGTGGTCGGTGGTAGATACCCCACACGGCAAGGGTTATCGCCTGAGCGTGCCCAAACTGACCGGCTGGTGCACCTACGACCTGCGCCTCGACCAGCCCTTCCGCCGGGGCGAGACGCTGGTGCGCTTCTGGGCGAAGGGCGATAAGAACACCCGCGCCCTTTCCATCGAATGGCGCGAACGCGACGGCTCGCGCTGGGTGGCAACGGTGCCGTTGAACGAGGGATGGAAACATTACGCGCTGGAGCCATCGGACTTCCGCTACTGGCGGGATAACCCCTCACAGGGGCGTGGAGGTGCGGGCGACCTTCTGAAGCCAGAGAACGCGGTGGAACTTTCCATCGGTCTGGCACACAGTTTCGCCTCCTATCCGGCGGATACCCCTCTGGAAGCCACCATCGCTGACTTGCAGGTGGGCAGGCTTTCCGAGCCTCTACCCTCCGTTCCTGCGTTCAAGCTGGAAGGTATCGCCCCCTGGTACAAGTTTTATCGGGACTCGCGCGGACGCTGGTGTAGTGTGATGCGCCATCGTGGCGTGGGCATCGGGGGGCAGGCTCCGGGCAGGCGTATCGTGTTGCCTCTGGGCGAGCGGACATGTCTGTTCCTCAGCGCGAAAGGCGACATAGAGGGCAGCGTGTGGGCATGGCTGCCTACCGCCGAGGCGAACACTCCAAACCTCTCCACCTTGCTACAGCCGATGCTGCGCGGCTGGCATCTGCTGCGAGCGGGCACAGAGCAATTTGGCTTCTGGAAGGAGCAGAAGGTAGCATACGGCGCGGAAGTGGTGAACTGGCGAGGCGAACCCGTTACATTGCGTCTGAACGCTCAACTCTCCGCACCCGGCAAGCCGGGTATCTCGCAGCAGGTGTCCGTGCGCCTGCAAGCGGGCGAGCAACGGCGGGTGCTTTTCCCCGAAGCCGACCTGCCCGAGGGCGAGTGGCGAATACGCATCATTGCCCAGGCGACGGATGGCACACGCGACGAGCTGGAGCACCTCTTCCACGTCATCGGCAAACCGGCGGCAATGCCCCTTATCCGCGTGCAGGGTGGGCATTTCGTGCAAGGGGTCAGACCGTTTTACGCGCACGGCATCAACTTCTGGCCGTTGTGGATAGCTGGTCAGGAGCCGGACGAGTACTGGGGACACTGGCTCGGTCCGGAACAGTACGACCCTCACGAGGTAGAACGTGCCCTGCGCATCGCGAAGCAGGTGGGGTTCAATGTGCTGTCCATCCAGTACACCAGTCTTTCGCACGCGCCGCAGCTGGTGGACTTTTTAGAGCGGGCGCGCCGTCACGGGATGTATATCAACCTGTTTATCACCGCCGCGCACCCCTTCGGTTTTGACCCAGCACTGCTTCGCCAGCTGATAGAGGCGGCGCGCATCCCACAGTGGGATAACATCTTCGCCTATGACATCGCGTGGGAGCCTGTGTGGGGCAATCACGCCGAGCGCAAACGGTTTGACTCTGCCTGGCGCGAGTGGATTATCGAGCAGTATGGTTCTATCGAGAACGCCGAGCGCGATTGGGGCTACAGCCTGCCTCGTGAAGAGGGCGAGGTCACCAACCCCACCGATGAGCAGATACTGAACGATGGCGAATGGCGACGTATGGTGGCAGCCTACCGTCGCTTTTTGGACGACCACGTGAACCGCGCCTACTGGCGGGTGGTACGCTTCATCCGCAGTCTGGATGGCCGTCACCTGATAGGCGTGCGTACGGGATGGGGAGGGAACGGTAACCCATGGGCGGACTGGCGCATGCCCTTTGATCTGCTGGCGGGCGCACCCTTCTTGGATTTCATCTCTCCAGAAGGTTACTCCCTGGATGCGAACTGGCAGAACTTCCGTGCGGGGGGATTCATCACCGCCTACGCCCGCTGGGCAGGCAACGGCAAGCCCGTCTTCTGGGCGGAGTTCGGCGCGAGCATTTACCCCGACACCACCGCCGAACGCATCGCTTACCAGCGCAACGTGTACGAATGGATGTATCGCATGATTGAGGAGTCGCGGGCGGATGGTAGTGCAGGCTGGTGGTTCCCCGGAGGCTACCGTACCACGGAGGACAGTGACTACGGCATTATCCATCCCGACGGCACGCTGCGTCCCGCCGCGCAGGTGGCGCAACGGTGGGCAAGCCGTCTGGCGCAGCTGCCTGCCAAACCCGATGAGCGTGAGGTACACATCATCACCTTTGACCGTGACCTGCATCCGCGCGGCTTCTCGCAGGTGTGGGCACGCCATCGCGACGAATATTTGAAGACAGTGGAATCGGGCAAACGGGTGCAACTGCGCACCGAAGGCACAGGTACGACCAGCGAGGACGTGCCGCTGGTGGCGGTGGGCAACGTGCCCTGCAACGGCAATAACCCGCCGAAGTATCTGAATGCGCAGATTCTGCGAGTGGAGGCGGTGAGGGCGGATGGTGGGGTCAGCGAGATAGAGCCGGACCAGCCTGTGCCTCCGAATACGGTGCGCTTGCGCGTGACGGTGATGAACACGGGCGAAGCCACGTGGGTGCCTGCTGGCAAGCGGCGTGTGGAGCTGGCGGCTTCGTGGGGCGAACGCAAAGCGGTGGAACAGCCTGTGGCACGCTACGCCACGACGGTTGTCGAACTGCCTTTTGTGGCAACGGGTTCCGGTGCGCCTGAGCAGCCCGCGTCGATACGCCTGCAGCTGGTCACCGAAGAGGGTAAACTCGTTCCCTTTGGGGAGCGACGCTTCTTGAAATAGTATACAAAATATGATATAATTCCTGTGCTATGGCGCATGGTCATGTCCAGGCACAGGTGTTGCTCTCCGGCTGCGGGGCTTCGCCGTGGTGGGTGCCTCGCTGGGGAGGACTGTTTAGCTTCATCGAGGAGGGAGAAACGAAGATGCCGTTCAACTTCAAGCGTTATCTGATTAAGGTGCAGGGTGGGCGCTACTACCTGCCCGTTGCGGCACGGCTGGTGTGGTTCCGCGAAGAGCATCCCGGCTGGCGCATCGAAACGGAGCCTCTGGAGATCGATGAGCAGCGTGGCGTTGCCATCTTCCGCGCGCGCGTCATCGATGAGGATGGCAACGTGATCGCCACCGGCACCAAAATGGAGACGCGCGAGGGCTTCGCGGACTTCGTCGAGAAAGCGGAGACCGGAGCCATCGGTCGTGCGTTAGCGGTGGCGGGTTTCGGCACGCAGTTTGCGCCCGAGCTGTCGGAGGGCGGGGTAGTGCATCCGGTGGACACGCCCGTCGCCGCCCTGCGTGAGCGCGAGGAGGCAACCCGCGAGCTGCGCTGTTCCGACTGCGGTACGCCCATCACGGAGGGCGTGTATAAGCTCTCCGAGAACCGCTACGGTCGTCCGCTATGCGCCAACTGCCAGAAGAAGCATACCCCACTTGCTCAGCCAAGGGGGTAGAACAGCAATGCGGCACGGACATCCCTGTCCGTGCCATGTTGCGCTACTTTGCCTTTGGCTCGGGGGTAATCGCCCAAGGCTGCTTGCCCGGTTTGCGCCCGACCCATTGCCCAAGCCCGTATGCATTATACAGGAAAATTCTCGTCACAGGGGAATGGATCTCCTCCTGTATCATATGGCGGATTTGCTTCAATGTCTGTCCGAGTTTCTCCGTGTCGCCTTGCTTGTCGTATATTTGATACTCAACGGCAAGGCACTCCAAGGGAAAAAGGTACTTGCCACCTCTCTCCCAAGACTGTTTGACATACTGAAGGGCTTTGTGCGCGTCTCGCTCATCCACAGCTTGCCAGAAGAGGACGTAAGGATTGAAAGGGTCACGTTGGGTAGCCTGTCGGATATAGCGGTCTACCACTTGTGCCCCGTTAGTCCTCTGCTGCACAATCTCATAAGGCATGCCTCCCGGTAGGGTTCCTTTCTTGACCACTCTGTTCATTAGTACTTTGACTTCGCTATTCGGTATGCCGGTCTTCAAACTCAGCACCATCAAAACGTAGGGCCAAGCGCTGTTGGGATCCTTCCTAATAACGTTTCTTATCAGCCCTTCTATCTCCTGATAGCTGGGCATGACGGTGTTGGGATCTCCAGGTTTACCTCCGTGTTTGAATTTGCGGGGGTCCAAATTAGCAGCCCCGCCGGTTGGGAAGATGGTGAGCTTGGCGTAAGTAACGACAGCAAAAGCATACCCGAACGCGATCCGCGCGTTACCAGGATTTTGACGATACTTTTCGCCATAATCTGCCATTAGATTCCACAGCGGTTCTACCCCTTTCCTTGCAGCATTGACCACGTTCAGGGCGTGGTCGTCGTAGTCAAGGTCTTTTGCCCCCTCCCCATCCTGCAGGGGCTTTGGGGATATCTGTAACAATATCACCAACAGCGCCGGCAAGAGAACACATACGCAGCGAAACATACTGCCACCTCTTGTATCTCTCGCCTCTCTAGTTCTGGTTCTGGGGCGGGTTTTTCTGCAAGGCTTTCTGTATTCTATCGTACCAATTTTTGATGTAATCCCGTCCAGCGGGGTCTATAGTGCCTTTTACTACTTTCACACCAACAACAACGCCTTTTTGAAAAATGGGCACCTGTGCGCCCCACTCTATCCCCAATGTGCGATACAGTCTAAGGACAACCCTTGAGAATAGCCAGAGCTGGCTACTCTGCAGGTGCGAGGGGACAGGCAGGCTCGGTACCCCCTTCCACTTACGCCCTTTTGATTGCAGGTATCGCTGATATATCGTCTGCCCGCCTATCCTTCGTAACTGGTCTTCCAGCACCTCTATGGAGTTCCGAATACCTCCGTACATCTGGTACATTTCGTAAACATAAAAAGCCACTATGGGCTCAGGTAGGGACTGATAGGCAGCGGTCAGCTGATCCCACGCGATGCGGGAACATTGTTCTACGAGGGGGTAGTTTGCATCTCCCGGCATAGCAGGTAAAAGTTGGTCCCACAGGTAGAGCGCTGTTATTCCCAGTTGGTATCGCTCGATGGGGCTCAGATGTTTCTGTCGTTTTTGCATCTCGGATAGTGCCTTGCGCATCTCCTCCTTGGTCAGGGACTGGGTGTAAGCCGTCACCGCAATAAGGTCTGAAGGATGCTCCTTCAGGTACTCACGCAGTATCTGGTAAGCCTGCTGTCGCTGTCCTTTCTCCAAGTATTCGCACCCGGCACGTAGCTGACTGTCCTTGCAGAAAGAACGGAGCGGTTCGTACTCTAGGGAAACGAATCCCGGAGGAAAACATTTTACCATGTCGGAAAAGCAGGTTGTCTGCAGAGCAACAGTCAACCAGAAGATGATGTATAACGAATGCACCGCTGTTCTCATTTCTACCTCCTAGTGTGGTACGACGTAGTAAGCCCACACAATAGGCACTGTACCACTTGGGTCGGCTGCCCATTCTAAAAGGTGCCACGTGCAGGTGCCATGTGCCTATATGTTACCAAAGGCGCGAGCGAGGGCGCAAACGGGAAACAACGGATTTCGGTTTTGGTTACAATGGCTGTATCTCTCCTCGCTTCAGTTCCGATTTTGGCTTCTGCGCCTGCATCAGAGCTTGATCAATAGCAGTTAACCACTTTCGAAAGTACTCCCTTATTCTCGTTCCGTGGGGGGTATAATGCCCCAGAACCTGAATGCGCTGCGGATCTGTGGAATCCGGCTTATTCTCGACTATCCATCCTCCTTCAGCGGTGAGAACCTTGGGGTAAGCCAAGCCTACTATAGCCCGGAGCAGTTGCAAACGATGCAGATCCAGGTGCTTGACCGGAGGCAGCTTGTCGAACTGCCAGCGACGTTGTTTCGCCTGGAGGTAGAAGCGCATAGGCTCTTTCCCAAGGATAGAGCCCATCTGCTCTTCGAACATCTTGGAGATCCCCTGTATTGGGCAGTCATCAAGCAGAATCACCATGTACGGATTGGGATCCAACTGGTATGCTTTGCGGGCGTACTCTCCACAGCGACGGAAAAGTGCATCACGCTTTGTGAAGTCGTTAGTATCATAGGCTAAATAAAGGTATAGGATGGATGCCTTGAAGTAATCCATTGCAGTAGGGGACTGCTTCAAAACCTCCTCGTAGGAACGGGATAGGCTCTTCCGCTCCTCAGCAGTTGTTGTTTGCAGCCAACCATAGGCTGCCACATAACCGCGGTTGTCTTCCTTTAGCAACTCTTCAAAGGCACTCCGTGCCTCCTTCATCTTGCGCTGCTCGAGCCACAGGCAAGCTTGCTGCAGTTCGGCAGGCGCAATTTGCGAAAGCTTAAGATGGTGAGGTACCACCCATCCCGGTGCTGGTTGTGCCTCTACACTGTACGAAATACGCCATGTAAGCACAAGCAGCAAGAGCATCTTTTTTCTCATAGTATATCTCCTCTCTGTTGCGTTGTTGCCACATAGGAGAAGCGGCAATCCCTCCACCTTATGTACGCAGTGCCCTCACGGTGGTGACACTGGCTCCGCGTACACGTAGAGACGGATGCTAAGGGAATTACCTGGTAGTCGGAGGTATTCTGCCGCCCACCACGTGGATTCACCTTGGTATCCGTTTGCCCCATATATCTGGCAGACCCCCGCTTTTTCCTCCCACTGGTATGCCCAGAACTCGTAGTAACGAAAGCCCGGATACATTGTGTACTTCTGGGTTGCCGAACAACTAACATTGTAGATCACGCCTGTCTCTATGTTCTCGTAGGTTTTGAAGGCTACTTTGGCTTCCTCCGTGCCCACTTGCAAACCGGCCTCTGTCCCGATCGTACCTGTATTGGAGATCGTGCGGCTTTCGCTCACAGTAAAAGTGCGCTCTACTCCGGTTGACAGTCCGGTCGTTTGTATGCCGACGAAGTTCCAATCCGGCTGATAGTTATAAGGGTAGGTAGGACATTCCGGTAGCGGGTGCAATATTGTCCAGTGACGCTGCCACTCCTCTATTGGAAAGTGCACTCGCATCCTCTTCTCGGCAACATCGGTAAAGCCGTCCGTGTCATCTGTTACCCGCACCCTCAGAGAGTAGTCCGACAAGCTCGGCATGTTGTAAGGGATGTATGCTCCGTAGTTCTGCATGACGCGGGCGCTGGTTGGCCAAGCGTCGTTTATGTCCACGTTGTGTGCGCCGATGGCACTCCAGAGAATCTCTGGGTTTGTCAAAAAAGAAGGAGCACCAGGCCCCGGACAAAAAGAGCTCGGGTGCCATGCATCGAAACTCGGCTTGAAATCCAACCGGTGCGTGATGTCCGTCGTCCACTCCCACTGTCGTCGCCAGAGATCGTATGTCAGGCTGACTGCTATATCGCCCTCGTCAGGAGCGTTCAACACGGGGATCGGATTCCCCTGCGGGTCAGCACCCTTCTTGTAGGTATCCGGTCCGATGGTCACGAACTTGTTGGTAATATCTACCGTCAAGTACAAAGTCGCGCCACACTCCATATAGAGGTAACGGTTCGGTCCAGTCAGAATCGCATCGACGTCCAGCGTCATCGGGAATGCCTGAATATTCTCCCCAGTCTCCCACCAGCCCCGTGGGTTCCACGCAAACTGTGAGCGGTTGACCTCGAAAAACTGGTCCTTACGCCAGGGATCGCTTTGCAGTCTTCCGCCGCTGAGCGTACCGTATGTTGGTCCCAAGTGGTACAAACCATCCTGATATGTGCCCACAAGCGTGCTTCCCAAAACATTGGTGTCAGCGGATGCTGCTTGTTCTCCGCTGAATATGTACAGGTTAGACCACTGTTGCCATCTCACTCGGAACTTTGTGGTCTCTGGAGGAGGTGTCTGGGCATCACCTGTCCACCGGATGCGCACGAGGGTCAACGTGCCTTGCAGCTCAGCAATATCTTCCGTTTGTCCACCAGCAGAACGTGCTGAAAGGCTTATGGAGAAATTGCTCCCTCCTTGCCATGATCGCACAGTGGATGACACCTGTGTTTGCCCAGTGTAAAATGTTTTTGTTCGGTTTTCGCTCCCTTCAAAGCGCATGGTGACGTAGAACTGAGGTTCTACTGCCAGTACAGATGCACTCGAATACAACAGTAAGGCAATGACAACCCATTTATGGAGGATTATTGCCCCCCCCCGCGTCAGTTTGCAAATTTTCATCTTTCATGCCCTCCTTTCCATCGAGCTTTTCATAACTATTACTGTCACGACTACCCCCTTTGGTGGGGTCGTAGCCGAAGAATTTTTTAAAGAGATGGCGCAGGTCGCGCAAGTATGCCTGCACCGTGCCCGGGCTCACGCCCAAACTCTGGGCGATCTCAGCGCAGGTATCGCCTTGAAGCCGGAGTCGGGCGACCGCACGCAGGCGCGGGGAGAGCGCATCCAGAAACTCCTGCGCACACAGTTCGCTGATTGCTATCGCCTCCACATTGCGATAACCCTCTAGGGAGGGAGGCGTCCATCCTTCGAGCAGGTGTTCGCGTCGTTTCTGCTTTCGCCAGTACGCACTGGCGTAGTCATGGCACAGGGTGCGCAGGAGGAAGACGTCTGGCTCGCTCTGTTTCCAGGGGTAGTCTCCGGTGCGCCGATAGTAGGAAAGCAGGATACAGGTCACTCCGTCTTCTGCGTCCTCGTAAGACAGACCGCCGTCCTCTACAACAACCCGGCGCACCCATGCCATCCATTTTGGGGGTGACTGCGACAACACTGTTGGTGACCTCGTTGCACCACGTTTGGCTACAGTTTAGAGAGGTCTGCAGCGAATGTCAAGCGGCTAAAGCCGTTCTCCTCCACAAAAAGCCAAAGCATGGTTTGGTTTGCAAGGGCACGGCTTTAGCCACTGATGCCGGTTTACCCCAGGTGTTTCTTCAGCCACGCGAACGCGCTGGCTTGCATCTGCAGATCGAACTTGTGCCCGCCCGGATAGAACTCGCCCACGTAGTGGTCTGGTGCGCCGGCGCGCCGGTAGTGAGAGGAGATGCGCCTGTGTGCCGCCCGCATCCCCTCCTGCGTGAACAAGCCATCGTCCATGTCATACTGCACCATCAACGGTGAAGGAGCGCGACACGCAGCGAGGTCGGACCAGTCGCCGTAGCGTGCCCAGCCCCATGGTAAAGCCATCCACGTATGCGTGACCACGTTATGGTCCAGCAGGTGCTCAAACGTGCTCATCATGCCCACGATGACCGCCGCACGGATGCGGTCGCAGGTCGCCTGAAGCAGGGCGGAACGGCATCCCCCGCCCGATAGCCCTACGCAGCCTATCGCCTCTGCGCGAACATCGGTTCTGGAGGCGAGGTAGTTTGCCGCTACCCTGTCCTCGTAGCTCACAACCCCAGCCAGTGTTGTGCCCAGCAGGTGACAGTACTTCTCAACGGTGTGTTCATGGAACGCTGAGACGCTGTTAAACAGGGCAACCTCATCGGGCGTGCGCTCGTTTTTCCACCACGAGTGAATAGCAGTGCCAACGTTTCTATCCCAATCGGGAATATCGCTGAGCGGAAATTTACGACTGCCCCATAGAAACACGTCTGGAACCAGCACCACAAAACCTTCCTTCGCCAGCGCGTTGGCAAAGGCGCGCCCGCCGTAGTAGGTCTCCCGGAAGGGTATCAGCACGGAAGGCGTGTCGTCCGGTCCA encodes:
- the merA gene encoding mercuric reductase: MISNTPSLEAVPFSGVSDSAFDLIVVGGGAAAFSAAIHARDLGVKVLMVNNGLPLGGTCVNVGCVPSKFLTEALREYTQSLKPHGRWCSSASTLHYARLIEAKDALVSALRQRNYAEVLETLGNVTYIEGYARFVDARTIQVSNRRFRAERLIIATGARVRIPPIPGLRETKPLTNVTALQIKEPPRAMAVIGGGPLGLEFAQIFHRAGSRVTVVEVAERILPQHDPEVSEALKQILEEEGIIIKAGCQLVQVEQEGNAVRLYDAGGCVAEVEKVLVATGIQANTEELGLEAAGVQLDSKGFVVTDERQETTVAGIYAAGDVTGKMPLETVAAKQGYHAAHNALTGESLTIDYDLVPHAVFTDPQAASVGWTEEHAMRKLGSCWCRTLPLEAVPKAHVIRDLRGLVKLVVHPGTHRILGAHAVAPNAAEIIHVPLFAMRAGFTIEELIDTVHVFPTLAEAWKICAQTFERHMKTMSCCVV